The following coding sequences lie in one Streptomyces venezuelae genomic window:
- a CDS encoding SigB/SigF/SigG family RNA polymerase sigma factor, with amino-acid sequence MEVENVENQTMFLRQKGVADAIDDAVEPIRRTRDEIVGLPRVVEADQVAPKDARELSKLFFDRLKTLEEGSSDYLYARNTLIEMNLSLVHYVAGRFRNRGNGQLEDIVQVGTVGLIKAIDRFDTSRGFEFVSFAVPCILGEIKRHFRDTSWAVHVPRRLKELRTELVKSREQLFAALGREPTVRELAEDLSVTEEQVLEVIVAANGYAAGSLDSQHGGSEDGTTHKNNRSLADVMGEPDPAMEVIENIHALAPLLAELDERERRIIEMRFGQEMTQAEIGSVMGISQMHVSRLLAKTLARLRTGMLAHE; translated from the coding sequence ATGGAAGTCGAAAACGTGGAGAACCAGACGATGTTTCTTCGGCAGAAGGGTGTCGCAGATGCCATCGACGACGCCGTCGAGCCGATACGGCGGACGCGGGACGAGATCGTGGGGCTGCCCCGCGTCGTGGAAGCCGACCAGGTCGCACCGAAGGACGCCCGCGAGCTGTCGAAGCTCTTCTTCGACCGGCTCAAGACCCTGGAGGAGGGATCGTCCGACTACCTGTACGCGCGCAACACCCTGATCGAGATGAACCTCTCCCTGGTCCACTACGTGGCCGGCCGGTTCCGCAACCGCGGCAACGGTCAGCTGGAGGACATCGTCCAGGTCGGGACGGTCGGGCTGATCAAGGCGATCGACCGGTTCGACACGAGCCGCGGCTTCGAGTTCGTGTCGTTCGCCGTCCCCTGCATCCTCGGCGAGATCAAGCGCCACTTCCGTGACACCAGCTGGGCCGTCCACGTGCCCCGCAGGCTCAAGGAGCTCCGCACCGAACTGGTCAAATCCCGTGAGCAGCTGTTCGCCGCACTCGGCCGCGAGCCGACCGTCCGTGAACTCGCGGAGGATTTGTCCGTGACCGAGGAGCAGGTCCTCGAGGTGATCGTGGCCGCCAACGGCTACGCCGCCGGCTCCCTCGACTCCCAGCACGGCGGGAGCGAGGACGGCACCACCCACAAGAACAACCGCTCGCTCGCCGACGTCATGGGGGAGCCGGACCCGGCCATGGAGGTCATCGAGAACATCCACGCCCTGGCCCCGCTCCTCGCGGAACTCGACGAACGGGAACGCCGCATCATCGAGATGCGCTTCGGCCAGGAGATGACGCAGGCGGAGATCGGCAGCGTCATGGGCATCTCGCAGATGCATGTGTCACGCCTGCTGGCGAAGACCCTGGCCCGGCTGCGGACGGGGATGCTCGCGCACGAGTAG
- a CDS encoding ABC transporter substrate-binding protein, giving the protein MAQHTGGDWEFTDDRDHLVRTARRPSRLVVYMPTGAALHDHGIRPVGIFGSAHDDPALPDPAKTGSLPLADLPYFGAGPALDLDALLAARPDLVVALTYGGGQVYGIDPEAAKHLEEQIPLVVLDVGGGRSLTGIRDRLTALGRSLGAAPDPAADAELAAAERRLTAAAAGPVRARVLALSPAGPDSVHLARPYAWPDLAALAGFGVGLVDPAPGQGANWSTTTWAEAAALEPDLVLTDVRGNAAALGDALGPHIPTLSWNPELPPSAREHARFHTAVADALEAVRP; this is encoded by the coding sequence ATGGCGCAACACACGGGCGGCGACTGGGAGTTCACCGACGACAGGGACCACCTGGTGAGGACCGCACGCCGCCCGTCCCGGCTCGTCGTCTATATGCCGACCGGCGCGGCCCTGCACGACCACGGCATACGGCCCGTCGGCATCTTCGGCTCCGCGCACGACGACCCGGCCCTGCCCGACCCCGCCAAGACGGGCAGCCTCCCCCTCGCGGACCTCCCCTACTTCGGCGCGGGCCCCGCACTCGACCTCGACGCCCTCCTCGCCGCGCGGCCCGACCTGGTCGTGGCGCTCACCTACGGCGGCGGGCAGGTCTACGGCATCGACCCGGAGGCCGCCAAACACCTGGAGGAGCAGATCCCGCTCGTCGTCCTCGACGTCGGAGGCGGCCGCAGCCTCACCGGCATCAGGGACCGCCTCACCGCCCTCGGGCGCAGCCTGGGCGCCGCCCCGGACCCGGCGGCGGACGCCGAACTCGCCGCCGCGGAACGGCGGTTGACCGCCGCCGCCGCGGGTCCCGTACGTGCGCGCGTCCTCGCCCTCTCCCCGGCGGGCCCCGACTCCGTCCACCTCGCGCGGCCGTACGCCTGGCCCGACCTCGCCGCCCTCGCCGGGTTCGGCGTCGGCCTCGTGGACCCCGCGCCGGGGCAGGGCGCGAACTGGTCGACGACGACCTGGGCGGAGGCGGCCGCACTCGAACCCGACCTCGTCCTCACCGACGTACGGGGCAACGCGGCGGCCCTCGGCGACGCCCTCGGTCCGCACATTCCCACGCTCTCCTGGAACCCTGAACTGCCCCCGAGCGCCCGGGAACACGCCCGCTTCCACACCGCCGTCGCCGACGCCCTGGAAGCCGTTCGGCCCTGA
- a CDS encoding M13 family metallopeptidase: MSILDDARPGMNPEIRPQDDLFGHVNGVWLDTAKIPDDRSSWGPFVELADTAEQQVKTIIQELADEVAAGHGEISEDARKIAALYASFMDEETIAARGLAPAKPLIDEALAVSDTRELAAFIGRFERIGGSGLFGAYVDTDDRDSDRYLFNILQGGLGLPDESYYREDKFAEIREKYVAYLTELLTLGKHADPAAAARTVLELETRLAAGHWERAETRDVLKTYNLTTVDELTALAPEFDWRGYAAALGGSDATIAETCVRQPSYLTHLSGLLAEVPIEQWRDWLLTRVLRACSPYLTDEFVRNNFEFYGRTLNGTPEMRARWKRAVAFVEGSIGEAVGKQYVARHFPPASKAKMDDLVANLLEAYRQSIARLDWMTDETKERAYEKLATFRPKIGYPDTFRDYSALQVSPDDLLGNAQAAAAFESDRELAKIGSPVDRDEWFMLPQTVNAYYNPGTNEICFPAGILQKPFFSPDADPAENYGGIGAVIGHEIGHGFDDQGAQYDGAGNLNDWWTADDKTAFEAKSKALVKQYDAFSPRNLPGEFVNGSLTVGENIGDLGGLTIGHTAYLISLDGAPVPESDGMTGSQRLFKNWAYCWRTKRRKEQEQQYLTIDPHSPPEFRANIVRNLDEFHEAFGTVEGDGLWLDPSERVRIW, from the coding sequence ATGAGCATTCTGGATGACGCCCGCCCGGGCATGAACCCCGAGATCCGGCCGCAGGACGATCTCTTCGGCCACGTCAACGGCGTCTGGCTGGACACCGCGAAGATTCCCGACGACCGCTCCAGCTGGGGCCCCTTCGTGGAGCTGGCCGACACCGCGGAGCAACAGGTCAAGACGATCATCCAGGAGCTGGCCGACGAGGTCGCGGCCGGCCACGGCGAGATCTCCGAGGACGCCCGGAAGATCGCCGCGCTGTACGCCTCCTTCATGGACGAGGAGACCATCGCCGCCCGCGGCCTCGCCCCGGCCAAGCCCTTGATCGACGAGGCCCTTGCCGTGTCGGACACCCGGGAGCTCGCGGCCTTCATCGGCCGCTTCGAGCGGATCGGCGGCTCCGGTCTCTTCGGCGCGTACGTCGACACGGACGACCGCGACTCCGACCGCTACCTCTTCAACATCCTCCAGGGCGGACTCGGCCTCCCCGACGAGTCGTACTACCGCGAGGACAAGTTCGCCGAGATCCGCGAGAAGTACGTCGCGTACCTCACCGAGCTCCTCACCCTCGGCAAGCACGCCGACCCGGCCGCGGCCGCGCGGACCGTCCTCGAACTGGAGACGAGGCTCGCCGCGGGCCACTGGGAGCGCGCCGAGACCCGCGACGTCCTCAAGACGTACAACCTCACCACCGTCGACGAGCTCACCGCGCTGGCGCCGGAGTTCGACTGGCGCGGCTACGCCGCCGCGCTCGGCGGCTCGGACGCCACCATCGCGGAGACCTGCGTCCGCCAGCCGTCCTACCTCACCCACCTCTCCGGGCTCCTCGCCGAGGTGCCGATCGAGCAGTGGCGTGACTGGCTGCTCACCCGCGTGCTGCGCGCCTGCTCGCCGTACCTCACGGACGAGTTCGTGCGGAACAACTTCGAGTTCTACGGCCGCACCCTCAACGGCACCCCGGAGATGCGGGCCCGCTGGAAGCGCGCCGTCGCGTTCGTGGAGGGCTCCATCGGCGAGGCCGTCGGCAAGCAGTACGTCGCGCGGCACTTCCCGCCGGCCTCCAAGGCCAAGATGGACGACCTCGTCGCCAACCTCCTGGAGGCCTACCGCCAGTCGATCGCCCGCCTGGACTGGATGACCGACGAGACGAAGGAGCGCGCGTACGAGAAGCTCGCGACCTTCCGTCCCAAGATCGGCTACCCCGACACCTTCCGCGACTACTCCGCGCTCCAGGTCTCGCCCGACGACCTGCTCGGCAACGCGCAGGCCGCGGCCGCGTTCGAGTCCGACCGGGAGCTCGCCAAGATCGGTTCGCCGGTCGACCGCGACGAGTGGTTCATGCTGCCGCAGACGGTCAACGCGTACTACAACCCGGGCACCAACGAGATCTGCTTCCCCGCGGGCATCCTGCAGAAGCCGTTCTTCTCGCCCGACGCCGACCCGGCGGAGAACTACGGCGGCATCGGCGCGGTCATCGGCCACGAGATCGGCCACGGCTTCGACGACCAGGGCGCGCAGTACGACGGCGCGGGCAACCTCAACGACTGGTGGACCGCCGACGACAAGACGGCGTTCGAGGCGAAGTCGAAGGCGCTCGTCAAGCAGTACGACGCCTTCTCGCCCCGCAATCTCCCCGGCGAGTTCGTCAACGGCTCGCTCACCGTCGGCGAGAACATCGGCGACCTCGGCGGCCTGACCATCGGGCACACCGCCTACCTGATCTCCCTCGACGGGGCGCCGGTGCCCGAGAGCGACGGCATGACCGGCTCGCAGCGGCTCTTCAAGAACTGGGCGTACTGCTGGCGGACCAAGCGCCGCAAGGAGCAGGAGCAGCAGTACCTCACGATCGACCCGCACTCGCCGCCGGAGTTCCGCGCCAACATCGTCCGCAACCTCGACGAGTTCCACGAGGCGTTCGGCACGGTCGAGGGCGACGGACTGTGGCTGGACCCGTCGGAGCGCGTCCGGATCTGGTGA
- a CDS encoding tetratricopeptide repeat protein, whose translation MYVKAFAPEYQGELGSELSVNSSYEDVRASAGRALSRAGGSAERAQAALALAEASRRLGRVDDAGAAWRQSYRSARAAGDAGAMAWALWSGGTLARQCGALRLARRLLTHSVELASGGGDRLAHGYALAGLAETGRIQGDYAAVAALHEELLEQGRAHGEARHMVWAMTGIAQMHRNRGEHAKALELFEESVRIATDADDARGRAWSLRGVADVLSLRGDTDRALELLSEAEGVCRAMDLASALAYNHKMRGNVLYRAGRHEAARETYAVALDEFTAMREPRGTALSRLGLVKCRARLGRAREATLAELAVLEADFDRMGLRHARDMVIAFRAELTPAVRVSA comes from the coding sequence ATGTACGTCAAGGCATTCGCCCCGGAGTACCAGGGCGAGCTGGGCTCGGAGCTGAGCGTGAACTCCTCGTACGAGGACGTGCGCGCGTCGGCGGGCCGTGCGCTGTCCCGGGCGGGCGGCTCGGCCGAGCGGGCGCAGGCGGCACTGGCCCTGGCGGAGGCGAGCAGACGGCTCGGCCGGGTCGACGACGCGGGCGCCGCCTGGCGGCAGAGCTACCGCAGCGCCCGCGCGGCGGGGGACGCGGGGGCCATGGCGTGGGCGCTGTGGAGCGGTGGCACCCTCGCGCGGCAGTGCGGGGCGCTGCGGCTCGCGCGGCGGCTGCTCACCCACTCCGTGGAGCTGGCCTCGGGCGGCGGTGACCGGCTCGCGCACGGCTACGCGCTCGCGGGTCTCGCCGAGACGGGGCGCATCCAGGGGGACTACGCGGCCGTCGCCGCGCTCCACGAAGAGCTGCTCGAACAGGGGCGGGCGCACGGCGAGGCGCGGCACATGGTGTGGGCGATGACCGGGATAGCGCAGATGCACCGCAACCGCGGCGAGCACGCGAAGGCCCTGGAACTGTTCGAGGAGTCGGTGCGGATCGCGACCGACGCGGACGACGCGCGGGGGCGTGCCTGGTCGCTGCGGGGCGTGGCCGACGTACTGTCCCTGCGGGGCGATACGGACCGCGCCCTGGAGCTGCTCTCCGAGGCGGAGGGCGTGTGCCGGGCCATGGACCTGGCGAGCGCGCTCGCCTACAACCACAAGATGCGCGGCAACGTCCTGTACCGCGCCGGACGCCACGAGGCGGCGCGGGAGACGTACGCCGTCGCCCTCGACGAGTTCACCGCGATGCGGGAACCGCGCGGCACCGCGCTGTCCCGGCTCGGCCTGGTCAAGTGCCGGGCGCGGCTCGGGCGCGCCCGGGAGGCGACGCTCGCCGAACTGGCGGTCCTGGAGGCGGACTTCGACCGGATGGGGCTGCGGCACGCCCGCGACATGGTGATCGCGTTCCGCGCGGAGCTGACCCCCGCCGTCAGGGTGTCAGCGTGA
- a CDS encoding CGNR zinc finger domain-containing protein encodes MEQSPGSPGLVLRSYSGSTYRFDPGALCLELLPTGGPGEYRRYEVLHGPADLADWAERSRLTPTPLLDVSDAEVADARRLRDALFRVTTARAHDEPADPADIAAVNAAAAHPPLVPAVGPDGERAWAGPADGTRLLATVARDAVDLLTGPFAHRIRTCSAGDCALVYVDTSRPGRRRWCSMEHCGNRHKVRTLRARRSEES; translated from the coding sequence ATGGAACAGTCCCCCGGCTCCCCCGGCCTAGTGCTGCGCTCTTACAGCGGGTCCACCTACCGGTTCGACCCGGGCGCGCTCTGCCTGGAACTCCTGCCCACCGGTGGTCCGGGTGAGTACCGGCGGTACGAGGTGCTGCACGGGCCCGCCGACCTGGCCGACTGGGCGGAGCGGTCACGCCTGACACCGACCCCGCTTCTCGACGTCTCCGATGCCGAGGTGGCGGACGCGCGGCGACTGCGCGACGCGCTGTTCCGCGTGACGACCGCGCGGGCCCACGACGAGCCCGCGGACCCGGCCGACATCGCCGCCGTCAACGCGGCGGCGGCCCACCCGCCGCTGGTCCCCGCCGTCGGTCCGGACGGCGAGCGCGCCTGGGCCGGGCCCGCGGACGGCACCCGGCTGCTCGCCACCGTGGCGCGCGACGCGGTGGACCTGCTGACAGGACCGTTCGCACACCGCATCCGCACCTGCTCGGCCGGGGACTGCGCCCTGGTCTACGTCGACACCTCGCGCCCCGGCCGTCGCCGCTGGTGCTCGATGGAGCACTGCGGCAACCGCCACAAAGTGCGGACGCTGCGTGCGCGCCGCTCCGAGGAGAGCTGA
- a CDS encoding VOC family protein codes for MDRGRERQARGEASEPVVNGRDRTGRRVWIGDGSTRRAGGTRLIPTGARKPALSGGSLPPTLGKARGAPCWLSLASRDIRAAEEFYSRVLGWCHVPLLGSPRRPRSLALQAGKPVGTLSETASDLGIYAGWMPYFAVEDVDVTVARLHERGATVAVGPLATGAGRVVVAAGPDDAVFGLREQAPDERWTVGEGPVARLELLTRDIFAAALFYGGALNWADSSCDCCEVEYVDGQILVRDGLRTVAALRDGTPPGLEGRHRWHACFRVADVDSAAAAAVGWGGRVITPPQGPPHRREAVLADREGIPFTVVAS; via the coding sequence ATGGACAGAGGCCGCGAGCGGCAGGCCCGGGGCGAGGCGTCGGAGCCGGTCGTGAACGGCCGGGACAGGACGGGCCGACGCGTGTGGATCGGCGACGGTTCGACGCGCAGGGCCGGCGGTACCCGCCTGATCCCGACCGGCGCCCGCAAGCCGGCGCTGTCCGGCGGAAGCCTGCCGCCGACCTTGGGGAAGGCCCGCGGCGCACCCTGTTGGCTGAGCCTCGCCTCGCGGGACATCCGGGCCGCCGAGGAGTTCTACAGCCGGGTGCTCGGCTGGTGCCACGTGCCGCTGCTCGGCTCGCCGCGCCGCCCGCGCTCCCTCGCCCTGCAGGCCGGCAAGCCGGTCGGCACCCTCAGTGAGACCGCGTCCGACCTGGGCATCTACGCGGGCTGGATGCCGTACTTCGCCGTCGAGGACGTCGACGTCACGGTGGCGCGGCTCCATGAGCGCGGCGCCACCGTCGCGGTCGGCCCGCTGGCGACCGGCGCCGGGCGTGTCGTGGTGGCCGCGGGTCCCGACGACGCCGTGTTCGGACTGCGCGAACAGGCCCCCGACGAGCGATGGACGGTGGGCGAGGGGCCCGTCGCCCGGCTCGAACTGCTCACGCGGGACATCTTCGCCGCCGCGCTCTTCTACGGCGGCGCGCTCAACTGGGCGGACTCCTCCTGTGACTGCTGCGAGGTGGAGTACGTCGACGGGCAGATCCTGGTCCGCGACGGGCTGCGCACCGTCGCGGCGCTGCGGGACGGCACACCGCCGGGCCTCGAGGGCCGCCACCGCTGGCACGCCTGCTTCCGCGTGGCCGACGTCGACTCGGCCGCGGCCGCCGCCGTGGGCTGGGGCGGCCGGGTGATCACCCCGCCCCAGGGGCCGCCGCACCGGCGCGAGGCCGTCCTCGCGGACCGCGAAGGCATCCCCTTCACGGTGGTGGCGAGCTGA
- a CDS encoding PPOX class F420-dependent oxidoreductase, which produces MPDTSLAQLSAGKYLLVSTYRKDGTLVPTPVWVVEDGDALGIWTPGESWKVKRIRGRADVMVGPCDRRGRPTGEQVPATAEICPPDVTARYRTLILHKYGVPGFLTLFGSRIRRGLKGTVGVRITLTP; this is translated from the coding sequence ATGCCCGACACCTCGCTGGCACAGCTCAGCGCCGGAAAGTACCTGCTGGTCAGCACCTACCGGAAAGACGGCACCCTGGTGCCGACCCCCGTCTGGGTCGTCGAGGACGGCGACGCCCTCGGCATCTGGACGCCCGGTGAGTCCTGGAAGGTGAAGCGGATCCGCGGGCGCGCGGACGTCATGGTCGGCCCGTGCGACCGGCGGGGCAGACCGACCGGCGAGCAGGTGCCCGCCACCGCCGAGATCTGCCCGCCCGACGTCACCGCCCGCTACCGCACCCTCATCCTGCACAAGTACGGGGTGCCCGGCTTCCTCACGCTCTTCGGCAGCCGGATCCGCCGAGGGCTCAAGGGCACGGTCGGAGTGCGCATCACGCTGACACCCTGA
- a CDS encoding alpha/beta fold hydrolase — MPTFAAPDGTELAYRVVGDGGGTPVVCLPGGPMQDSAYLGDLGGLAARRPLLLLDLRGTGRSAVPEDRSSYRCDRLVADVEALRVHLGMEALDLLAHSGGTNLAVLYAARHPERVGRLALITPSVLAVGIAVDGSVRRATALLRRDEPWFPAAFAALEEIVGGRATAEAFEAIAPFAYGRWDEAAQAHRAAEDGQRNDEAAAAFGAEGAYDPEGTRAALARLECPVLMLAGEADLNSPPPAMAELAKLFPGAELVVQPGAAHFPWLDDPAAFVAAAGPFIG; from the coding sequence ATGCCGACCTTTGCCGCACCCGACGGAACCGAGCTCGCCTACCGCGTCGTCGGGGACGGAGGGGGCACCCCCGTGGTCTGTCTGCCGGGCGGACCCATGCAGGATTCCGCGTACCTCGGGGACCTCGGAGGTCTTGCCGCGCGGCGGCCGCTGCTCCTGCTGGATCTGCGCGGCACGGGCCGCTCCGCCGTGCCGGAGGACCGCTCCTCGTACCGCTGCGACCGTCTCGTGGCCGACGTGGAGGCGTTGCGCGTGCACCTCGGTATGGAGGCGCTGGATCTGCTCGCGCACTCCGGGGGCACGAATCTCGCCGTGCTCTACGCGGCCCGGCACCCGGAGCGCGTCGGCAGGCTCGCGCTGATCACGCCGAGCGTGCTGGCCGTCGGAATCGCGGTCGACGGCTCCGTGCGGCGCGCGACGGCGCTGCTGCGCCGGGACGAGCCGTGGTTCCCGGCGGCGTTCGCCGCGCTGGAGGAGATCGTGGGCGGCCGGGCGACGGCCGAGGCCTTCGAGGCGATCGCGCCGTTCGCCTACGGCCGCTGGGACGAGGCGGCGCAGGCCCATCGGGCCGCCGAGGACGGGCAGCGCAACGACGAGGCGGCCGCGGCGTTCGGTGCCGAGGGCGCCTACGACCCGGAGGGCACGCGGGCCGCGCTCGCCCGGCTGGAGTGCCCGGTGCTCATGCTCGCCGGGGAGGCCGACCTGAACTCGCCGCCGCCCGCGATGGCCGAGCTCGCGAAGCTGTTCCCGGGCGCCGAGCTGGTGGTGCAGCCCGGCGCCGCGCACTTCCCGTGGCTGGACGACCCGGCCGCGTTCGTGGCGGCGGCCGGGCCGTTCATCGGCTGA
- a CDS encoding metallophosphoesterase, which produces MRRIPFVIAVASLTLLLPTAAHATAPPSPPAPPSFGTAGGRYERPVSLALRAERGATIRYTLDGTTPTRADRVLVPGRALRLTKDTNVTAVAFRGGRSSVPVSAGYLVRGKEKPVARLVVMSDVHIGSHEKSDKKYESFFDTIGSVFPEPDAILSNGDMINDNGDGRGGDHRIVSEIFRANLERKGMDGTQVLLSHGNHDASLADMRAHYPRAWFPDSGGGYYESTVRGLHLFTVNTETYDSDRAQRAWLKKRLAEIAADPANVRTPVLVQGHRPAPGTAMDGQQASNPRLTEDLAAHPQVIYFSGHSHLNINDERSVHQRDFTAVNDGSMSYVEMDHGYQAITEKGLADRFEAPTAQALFVEVYRDRTEIARVNMAADKHDIYTGGKWSADWQPPYASAGTLAGPAWTVRLKGSSPQQIKDAFTYTDARRNTTAPKFTGRRPLALVDGGRTLRVRQARDDQMVHHYRVDIENTATGTKLLSSKVLSEYYFMPRPNSLDIPLPATEKGARYAARVRAVDAHGNASRETTLRFRG; this is translated from the coding sequence GTGAGACGTATCCCTTTCGTGATCGCCGTCGCGTCCCTGACGCTGCTGCTCCCGACTGCTGCCCACGCCACCGCCCCGCCCTCCCCGCCCGCCCCGCCGTCCTTCGGCACGGCCGGCGGCCGCTACGAACGGCCCGTCAGCCTGGCCCTGCGAGCCGAGCGCGGCGCCACGATCCGCTACACCCTGGACGGCACGACGCCCACCCGCGCGGACCGCGTCCTCGTGCCGGGGCGGGCGCTGCGCCTCACCAAGGACACCAACGTCACCGCCGTCGCGTTCCGCGGTGGCCGGTCGAGCGTCCCGGTGTCGGCCGGCTATCTCGTCCGGGGGAAGGAGAAGCCCGTCGCACGTCTCGTCGTCATGTCCGACGTGCACATCGGGAGCCATGAGAAGAGCGACAAAAAATACGAGAGCTTCTTCGACACGATCGGGTCGGTCTTCCCCGAGCCGGACGCGATCCTCTCCAACGGCGACATGATCAACGACAACGGCGACGGCCGCGGCGGCGACCACCGCATCGTCTCCGAGATCTTCCGCGCCAACCTGGAGCGGAAGGGCATGGACGGCACGCAGGTGCTGCTCTCCCACGGCAACCACGACGCGAGCCTCGCCGACATGCGCGCCCACTACCCGCGCGCCTGGTTCCCCGACTCGGGCGGCGGCTACTACGAGTCGACCGTGCGCGGCCTGCACCTGTTCACCGTGAACACGGAGACGTACGACTCGGACCGCGCGCAGCGCGCCTGGCTCAAGAAGCGGCTCGCCGAGATCGCCGCGGACCCGGCGAACGTCCGCACCCCGGTCCTCGTGCAGGGCCACCGGCCCGCCCCCGGCACCGCGATGGACGGCCAGCAGGCCTCGAACCCCCGGCTCACCGAGGATCTCGCCGCCCACCCGCAGGTCATCTACTTCTCCGGCCACTCGCACCTGAACATCAACGACGAACGCTCCGTCCACCAGCGCGACTTCACCGCCGTCAACGACGGCTCGATGTCGTACGTCGAGATGGACCACGGCTACCAGGCGATCACGGAGAAGGGCCTCGCGGACCGCTTCGAGGCGCCGACCGCGCAGGCCCTCTTCGTGGAGGTGTACCGCGACCGCACGGAGATCGCCCGCGTCAACATGGCCGCCGACAAGCACGACATCTACACCGGCGGCAAGTGGTCGGCCGACTGGCAGCCCCCGTACGCCAGCGCCGGCACCCTCGCAGGGCCGGCCTGGACCGTACGCCTCAAGGGCAGCAGCCCGCAGCAGATCAAGGACGCCTTCACCTACACCGACGCCCGACGCAACACGACCGCGCCGAAGTTCACGGGCCGCCGCCCGCTCGCCCTCGTCGACGGCGGCCGGACCCTGCGCGTCCGGCAGGCCCGCGACGACCAGATGGTGCACCACTACCGCGTCGACATCGAGAACACGGCGACCGGCACGAAGCTGCTCTCGTCGAAGGTCCTCTCCGAGTACTACTTCATGCCGCGCCCCAACTCCCTGGACATCCCCCTGCCCGCCACGGAAAAGGGTGCGCGGTATGCGGCACGGGTGCGGGCGGTCGACGCGCACGGCAACGCGTCACGGGAGACGACGCTCCGGTTCAGAGGCTGA
- a CDS encoding DUF952 domain-containing protein encodes MTRLLHITERALWDAAREAGTYEMSTRGKTLGDVGFIHCSLPEQLPGVAAFLYGGYDGPDELVVLDIDSARVTAPVRFEAARPGAEEFPHIYGPLPVDAVVEVSPWGAS; translated from the coding sequence ATGACACGACTGCTGCACATCACCGAGCGCGCCTTGTGGGACGCCGCGAGGGAAGCCGGGACGTACGAGATGTCGACCCGCGGCAAGACACTGGGCGACGTGGGCTTCATCCACTGCTCGCTGCCCGAACAGCTGCCGGGGGTCGCCGCGTTCCTCTACGGGGGATACGACGGGCCCGACGAGCTGGTGGTCCTCGACATCGACAGCGCACGTGTCACCGCGCCGGTGCGGTTCGAGGCGGCGCGTCCGGGCGCGGAGGAATTCCCGCACATCTACGGGCCGTTGCCCGTGGACGCGGTGGTCGAGGTGTCCCCGTGGGGGGCGTCGTGA
- a CDS encoding M15 family metallopeptidase codes for MSDPRVAAVPVRECGEPLVDVRTAKGGGTGRGLLVDFREQAGSDTSFALLREGVLRRLLHAEELLPPGLRLLFVEGYRPPALQRHYFEEYVEQLRALHPDRPAAEIHAAASRYVSPPDIAPHSAGAAVDLTLADAEGRELDLGTRMNADPEESAGACYTHAPNIGAEARAHRAVLGAALTGAGLVNYPTEWWHWSYGDRYWALASGAPSALYGPRDADSSAPVS; via the coding sequence ATGTCGGACCCGCGGGTCGCCGCCGTTCCCGTGCGGGAGTGCGGGGAGCCGCTCGTCGACGTACGGACGGCGAAGGGCGGGGGGACCGGCCGCGGGCTGCTCGTCGACTTTCGGGAACAGGCAGGGTCCGACACCTCGTTCGCGCTGCTGCGCGAGGGCGTCCTGCGACGGCTCCTGCACGCCGAGGAGCTGCTCCCGCCGGGACTGCGGCTGCTGTTCGTCGAGGGCTACCGGCCGCCGGCTCTGCAGCGCCACTACTTCGAGGAGTACGTGGAACAACTGCGCGCCCTCCACCCCGACCGGCCCGCCGCCGAGATACACGCCGCCGCCAGCCGCTACGTCTCCCCGCCCGACATCGCCCCGCACAGCGCGGGCGCCGCCGTCGACCTGACGCTCGCCGACGCCGAAGGACGCGAGCTCGACCTCGGCACCCGCATGAACGCCGACCCGGAGGAGAGCGCGGGCGCCTGCTACACCCACGCGCCGAACATCGGCGCCGAGGCACGCGCCCACCGTGCCGTCCTCGGCGCCGCCCTGACCGGCGCGGGCCTCGTCAACTACCCCACGGAGTGGTGGCACTGGTCGTACGGCGATCGCTACTGGGCACTGGCCTCGGGCGCCCCGTCCGCGCTGTACGGTCCGCGCGACGCGGACTCCTCGGCGCCCGTGAGCTAG